A window from Pangasianodon hypophthalmus isolate fPanHyp1 chromosome 4, fPanHyp1.pri, whole genome shotgun sequence encodes these proteins:
- the LOC113539830 gene encoding uncharacterized protein LOC113539830 produces the protein MFCGYWNVDFIRLLCFSLMLAGVASESVRPPPTFEIIEKGNYLNFHASAPESESPHCWTYMFWYRKCNEEKVTTTATKDSNWTAKVEYDAACKYHVQLQAKYDTTYCGDVELDSNISKPVYFGQDGDPDLPFKVSMIVIPVIACSCLSIAIVLFRRHKQKLFPKVPSPSHFFNDMFDRNKEMTKSLYVRELYVPDEEVVEEIQQVMNSNQ, from the exons ATGTTTTGCGGATACTGGAATGTGGACTTCATACGCCTCCTGTGTTTCTCCCTCATGCTGGCTGGAGTTGCCTCAGAATCAG TGAGACCACCACCCACATTTGAAATCATTGAGAAAGGAAATTATCTCAATTTTCACGCAAGTGCCCCTGAATCAGAATCGCCTCACTGCTGGACGTACATGTTTTGGTACAGAAAATGCAATGAG GAAAAAGTCACTACAACTGCAACTAAAGACAGCAATTGGACAGCCAAGGTGGAATACGATGCTGCCTGCAAGTACCATGTTCAACTGCAGGCAAAATATGATACAACGTACTGTGGGGACGTTGAACTTGACAGTAACATAAGCAAACCTGTGTATTTCG GTCAGGATGGTGATCCAGATTTGCCATTTAAAGTGTCTATGATTGTCATCCCTGTAATAGCATGCTCTTGTCTTAGCATTGCTATAGTGCTGTTTAGGAG ACACAAGCAGAAATTATTCCCCAAAGTTCCCAGTCCATCACATTTCTTCAATGATATGTTTGACAGGAACAAAGAAATGACAAAG AGCCTATATGTGAGAGAACTCTATGTGCCTGATGAAGAGGTGGTGGAAGAGATCCAACAAGTCATGAATTCTAATCAGTAA
- the kirrel1a gene encoding kin of IRRE-like protein 1a isoform X1: MQRLLQLLLSLALTSHTVWMARFSQEPADQSVVLGQRVVLSCVVFNYSGIVQWTKDGLALGIGEDLRAWPRYRVLRLVDVGQYNLEISSAELSDDSLYECQATEAALRSRRAKLTVLIPPDEPVIDGSPEILLTAGVSYNLSCVTRGAKPPAVIEWQKDGLPVEGAVSTTEVLPDRKRVTTRSFLPVVPVDTDTGKNFTCVATNLAAPFGKRTAVTLNVHHPPVVVLSIEPRSVLEGERVTFTCQATANPPVMGYKWAKGGVVIQGARESVFVTKADHSFFTEPVSCLVFNAVGSTNVSILVDVHFGPILVVEPKPVTVDIDSDVTLNCKWAGNPPLTLTWTKKGSSMVLSNNNQLYLKSVSQADAGQYVCKAIVPRIGVGETEVTLTVNGPPIISSEPVQYAVRGERGEVKCYIASTPPPDKIVWAWKENVWDKEKGTLPERYTVEQSKPSSDGGAVLSTLTINNVMESDFQSTYNCTAWNAFGPGTMIITLEETEIVPVGIIAGSTVGCSILLLLCLLALVLFLYRQRKGSRRGVTLGKPDIKVETINKETHSLEEDSASVSTASRMVKAMYSFLPSVTLSPSSQPFKDDIDIKPDLRSDTLDTRQDYEIKDPTNGYYNVRASTHDEGRPASRSMHYSDYRTATAPGGAATVSGSSGTGATAGPGTPSSLAPGSRAGCYDPRPPSRLSYAQFNTFSRPSQSQQPPPSSGPQTGDFPAECSLLDSTPQLPYENYSYPSHYPTYRLGFAPPSLAPLESGAAYEMYSVGQSVSVGGTAAPPESGLGKYGSSTRFSYTSQHSDYSHRHTQRMQTHV; this comes from the exons ATGCAGAGGCTGCTGCAGCTTCTCCTGAGTCTGGCGCTCACTTCTCACACGG TGTGGATGGCCCGGTTCTCTCAGGAGCCAGCAGATCAATCGGTGGTTCTGGGCCAAAGAGTGGTCCTGTCCTGCGTGGTCTTCAATTACTCAGGCATTGTGCAGTGGACTAAGGATGGGCTGGCTTTAGGCATTGGAGAAGACCTTCGAG CTTGGCCGAGATACCGTGTGTTGCGACTGGTGGATGTGGGGCAGTACAATTTGGAGATCTCATCGGCCGAACTCTCAGATGACTCTCTCTATGAGTGCCAGGCTACAGAGGCTGCCCTGCGCTCCCGCAGAGCCAAACTCACCGTTctca ttCCCCCTGATGAGCCGGTTATTGACGGCTCCCCAGAGATCCTTCTCACTGCAGGGGTTTCCTACAACTTGAGCTGCGTGACGCGTGGAGCCAAACCCCCTGCAGTTATAGAATGGCAAAAAGACGGGCTGCCTGTAGAGGGGGCAGTCAGTACAACG gaGGTGCTACCTGATAGGAAGCGAGTAACCACGCGCAGCTTCCTGCCCGTTGTCCCAgtggacacagacacaggaaagaACTTCACATGCGTGGCCACCAACCTGGCTGCGCCCTTCGGCAAACGTACCGCCGTCACCCTCAATGTGCACC ATCCTCCTGTGGTGGTGTTATCCATTGAACCACGCTCTGTGctggaaggagagagagtgacatTCACCTGCCAAGCCACTGCCAACCCCCCAGTTATGGGCTACAA ATGGGCTAAGGGCGGAGTGGTCATCCAGGgtgcgagagagagtgtgtttgtcaCTAAAGCTGACCACTCTTTTTTCACCGAGCCTGTTTCTTGCCTAGTGTTCAACGCTGTGGGGAGCACCAACGTCAGCATACTAGTGGATGTCCACT TTGGTCCTATCTTGGTGGTAGAGCCAAAGCCAGTGACAGTGGACATCGATTCTGATGTCACGTTGAACTGCAAGTGGGCAGGCAACCCCCCTCTCACCCTCACATGGACAAAGAAGGGGTCCAGCATG GTGCTGAGTAACAATAACCAGCTCTATTTGAAGTCAGTGAGCCAGGCTGATGCTGGCCAATATGTGTGTAAGGCCATAGTGCCCAGGATTGGAGTGGGAGAAACAGAGGTCACTCTCACTGTCAATG GTCCCCCCATTATATCCAGTGAGCCAGTCCAGTACGCagtcagaggagagagaggcgAGGTCAAGTGTTACATCGCCAGCACTCCTCCACCGGACAAGATT GTGTGGGCGTGGAAGGAGAACGTGTGGGACAAAGAGAAGGGGACTCTACCAGAACGCTACACTGTGGAACAGAGTAAGCCGTCCTCTGATGGAGGAGCAGTGCTGTCTACTCTCACCATCAACAATGTCATGGAGTCTGACTTCCAATCCACCTACAACTGCACGGCCTGGAACGCATTCGGCCCAGGAACCATGATCATCACTCTGGAAGAGACCG AAATTGTCCCAGTTGGTATCATTGCAGGCAGCACTGTAGGCTGCTCTATTCTGCTGTTGCTCTGTCTGCTGGCATTAGTCCTGTTCCTATATCGTCAACGGAAAGGAA GTCGCCGTGGGGTCACTCTTGGTAAGCCAGACATCAAGGTGgagacaataaataaagaaacccACAGCTTAGAGGAAGACTCAGCCAGCGTCTCCACAGCAAGCCGCATGGTCAAGGCTATGTACTCG TTTTTGCCCTCTGTGACCCTTTCTCCCTCCTCTCAGCCTTTTAAAGATGACATTGATATCAAACCGGACCTGCGCAGTGACACCTTGGACACGCGTCAGGACTATGAGATCAAG GACCCAACAAATGGCTATTACAACGTGCGGGCTTCCACCCATGACGAGGGCCGTCCTGCCTCCCGCTCCATGCACTACTCTGACTATCGGACCGCCACTGCACCAGGCGGCGCTGCAACTGTTAGTGGTAGCTCAGGCACTGGAGCTACAGCAGGTCCTGGAACGCCGAGCAGCTTGGCTCCTGGGTCACGAGCTGGCTGCTATGACCCTAGACCTCCTTCCAGGCTCAGCTATGCCCAGTTCAACACCTTCAGCAGACCAAGTCAGTCTCAGCAGCCTCCGCCCAGCTCCGGGCCTCAGACAGGCGACTTTCCAGCTGAATGCAGTCTCCTAGACTCGACACCACAGTTACCATACGAGAACTACAGCTACCCATCGCACTACCCTACGTATCGTCTTGGCTTTGCTCCTCCCAGCCTCGCTCCATTAGAAAGCGGCGCAGCATATGAGATGTACAGCGTGGGGCAAAGTGTAAGCGTCGGAGGCACTGCTGCACCCCCGGAGAGTGGACTCGGGAAGTATGGTAGCTCCACACGTTTTTCCTACACCTCGCAGCATTCCGACTATTCCcaccgacacacacagaggatgcaGACGCACGTGTGA
- the kirrel1a gene encoding kin of IRRE-like protein 1a isoform X2: protein MQRLLQLLLSLALTSHTVWMARFSQEPADQSVVLGQRVVLSCVVFNYSGIVQWTKDGLALGIGEDLRAWPRYRVLRLVDVGQYNLEISSAELSDDSLYECQATEAALRSRRAKLTVLIPPDEPVIDGSPEILLTAGVSYNLSCVTRGAKPPAVIEWQKDGLPVEGAVSTTEVLPDRKRVTTRSFLPVVPVDTDTGKNFTCVATNLAAPFGKRTAVTLNVHHPPVVVLSIEPRSVLEGERVTFTCQATANPPVMGYKWAKGGVVIQGARESVFVTKADHSFFTEPVSCLVFNAVGSTNVSILVDVHFGPILVVEPKPVTVDIDSDVTLNCKWAGNPPLTLTWTKKGSSMVLSNNNQLYLKSVSQADAGQYVCKAIVPRIGVGETEVTLTVNGPPIISSEPVQYAVRGERGEVKCYIASTPPPDKIVWAWKENVWDKEKGTLPERYTVEQSKPSSDGGAVLSTLTINNVMESDFQSTYNCTAWNAFGPGTMIITLEETEIVPVGIIAGSTVGCSILLLLCLLALVLFLYRQRKGSRRGVTLGKPDIKVETINKETHSLEEDSASVSTASRMVKAMYSPFKDDIDIKPDLRSDTLDTRQDYEIKDPTNGYYNVRASTHDEGRPASRSMHYSDYRTATAPGGAATVSGSSGTGATAGPGTPSSLAPGSRAGCYDPRPPSRLSYAQFNTFSRPSQSQQPPPSSGPQTGDFPAECSLLDSTPQLPYENYSYPSHYPTYRLGFAPPSLAPLESGAAYEMYSVGQSVSVGGTAAPPESGLGKYGSSTRFSYTSQHSDYSHRHTQRMQTHV from the exons ATGCAGAGGCTGCTGCAGCTTCTCCTGAGTCTGGCGCTCACTTCTCACACGG TGTGGATGGCCCGGTTCTCTCAGGAGCCAGCAGATCAATCGGTGGTTCTGGGCCAAAGAGTGGTCCTGTCCTGCGTGGTCTTCAATTACTCAGGCATTGTGCAGTGGACTAAGGATGGGCTGGCTTTAGGCATTGGAGAAGACCTTCGAG CTTGGCCGAGATACCGTGTGTTGCGACTGGTGGATGTGGGGCAGTACAATTTGGAGATCTCATCGGCCGAACTCTCAGATGACTCTCTCTATGAGTGCCAGGCTACAGAGGCTGCCCTGCGCTCCCGCAGAGCCAAACTCACCGTTctca ttCCCCCTGATGAGCCGGTTATTGACGGCTCCCCAGAGATCCTTCTCACTGCAGGGGTTTCCTACAACTTGAGCTGCGTGACGCGTGGAGCCAAACCCCCTGCAGTTATAGAATGGCAAAAAGACGGGCTGCCTGTAGAGGGGGCAGTCAGTACAACG gaGGTGCTACCTGATAGGAAGCGAGTAACCACGCGCAGCTTCCTGCCCGTTGTCCCAgtggacacagacacaggaaagaACTTCACATGCGTGGCCACCAACCTGGCTGCGCCCTTCGGCAAACGTACCGCCGTCACCCTCAATGTGCACC ATCCTCCTGTGGTGGTGTTATCCATTGAACCACGCTCTGTGctggaaggagagagagtgacatTCACCTGCCAAGCCACTGCCAACCCCCCAGTTATGGGCTACAA ATGGGCTAAGGGCGGAGTGGTCATCCAGGgtgcgagagagagtgtgtttgtcaCTAAAGCTGACCACTCTTTTTTCACCGAGCCTGTTTCTTGCCTAGTGTTCAACGCTGTGGGGAGCACCAACGTCAGCATACTAGTGGATGTCCACT TTGGTCCTATCTTGGTGGTAGAGCCAAAGCCAGTGACAGTGGACATCGATTCTGATGTCACGTTGAACTGCAAGTGGGCAGGCAACCCCCCTCTCACCCTCACATGGACAAAGAAGGGGTCCAGCATG GTGCTGAGTAACAATAACCAGCTCTATTTGAAGTCAGTGAGCCAGGCTGATGCTGGCCAATATGTGTGTAAGGCCATAGTGCCCAGGATTGGAGTGGGAGAAACAGAGGTCACTCTCACTGTCAATG GTCCCCCCATTATATCCAGTGAGCCAGTCCAGTACGCagtcagaggagagagaggcgAGGTCAAGTGTTACATCGCCAGCACTCCTCCACCGGACAAGATT GTGTGGGCGTGGAAGGAGAACGTGTGGGACAAAGAGAAGGGGACTCTACCAGAACGCTACACTGTGGAACAGAGTAAGCCGTCCTCTGATGGAGGAGCAGTGCTGTCTACTCTCACCATCAACAATGTCATGGAGTCTGACTTCCAATCCACCTACAACTGCACGGCCTGGAACGCATTCGGCCCAGGAACCATGATCATCACTCTGGAAGAGACCG AAATTGTCCCAGTTGGTATCATTGCAGGCAGCACTGTAGGCTGCTCTATTCTGCTGTTGCTCTGTCTGCTGGCATTAGTCCTGTTCCTATATCGTCAACGGAAAGGAA GTCGCCGTGGGGTCACTCTTGGTAAGCCAGACATCAAGGTGgagacaataaataaagaaacccACAGCTTAGAGGAAGACTCAGCCAGCGTCTCCACAGCAAGCCGCATGGTCAAGGCTATGTACTCG CCTTTTAAAGATGACATTGATATCAAACCGGACCTGCGCAGTGACACCTTGGACACGCGTCAGGACTATGAGATCAAG GACCCAACAAATGGCTATTACAACGTGCGGGCTTCCACCCATGACGAGGGCCGTCCTGCCTCCCGCTCCATGCACTACTCTGACTATCGGACCGCCACTGCACCAGGCGGCGCTGCAACTGTTAGTGGTAGCTCAGGCACTGGAGCTACAGCAGGTCCTGGAACGCCGAGCAGCTTGGCTCCTGGGTCACGAGCTGGCTGCTATGACCCTAGACCTCCTTCCAGGCTCAGCTATGCCCAGTTCAACACCTTCAGCAGACCAAGTCAGTCTCAGCAGCCTCCGCCCAGCTCCGGGCCTCAGACAGGCGACTTTCCAGCTGAATGCAGTCTCCTAGACTCGACACCACAGTTACCATACGAGAACTACAGCTACCCATCGCACTACCCTACGTATCGTCTTGGCTTTGCTCCTCCCAGCCTCGCTCCATTAGAAAGCGGCGCAGCATATGAGATGTACAGCGTGGGGCAAAGTGTAAGCGTCGGAGGCACTGCTGCACCCCCGGAGAGTGGACTCGGGAAGTATGGTAGCTCCACACGTTTTTCCTACACCTCGCAGCATTCCGACTATTCCcaccgacacacacagaggatgcaGACGCACGTGTGA